Proteins encoded within one genomic window of Haloimpatiens massiliensis:
- a CDS encoding RrF2 family transcriptional regulator: MNITQESDYAIRAVLCLSILGEDKILEARIISENQSIPMRFLLKLLRKLKTAGIVKSYRGVKGGYSLGRSPENITLKDVIEAVEGPICINRCTYSPEECNANKNGKCAVHHALMRVQEKLIEELEEINFKKLKEETDINCYR, translated from the coding sequence ATGAATATAACTCAGGAATCAGATTATGCAATAAGAGCAGTACTTTGTTTAAGTATATTAGGAGAAGATAAGATTTTAGAGGCTAGGATTATATCTGAAAATCAATCCATACCTATGAGATTTTTATTAAAACTTTTAAGAAAGCTCAAGACTGCAGGTATAGTTAAATCTTATAGAGGTGTAAAGGGTGGATATTCTTTAGGAAGAAGTCCAGAAAATATTACTTTAAAAGATGTTATAGAAGCAGTAGAAGGTCCTATATGTATAAATCGATGTACTTATTCTCCAGAGGAATGTAATGCAAACAAAAATGGAAAATGTGCAGTGCATCATGCATTGATGAGAGTTCAAGAAAAGCTCATAGAAGAGTTGGAAGAAATTAATTTTAAAAAGCTTAAAGAAGAAACGGATATAAATTGTTATAGGTAA
- a CDS encoding vitamin B12-dependent ribonucleotide reductase, with amino-acid sequence MNDIKDLFKRVFTKDLENQNDKTVYDLFQWKKTDVILKDHKSGKILLEMKDLEFPMHYSQNACDIIASKYFRKSGIPNKIGYENSMKMLSHRLVSFWCESLKDDGIIETEEEYSIFYDEMVYGLLNQMYAPNSPQWFNTGLSLCYGITGNKQGNYYFDKKSNKVVESKDSYTRTQASACFILSIEDKLLGKHSISDHFITETRLFKGGSGTGTNFSNIRAKNENLSGGGVSSGLMSFLKALDRNAGAIKSGGTTRRAAKMVCLDIDHPEIQNFINWKAKEEQKVRDLGKMGYDTSFEGEAYETVSGQNANNSIRFSDSFMQKVENLNNNPDATIELKGRVDDSVNKKVLVKDLWNSFNKCAWDCADPASQFDDTFNAWHTCPAGEDGKFGAKHNRINSTNPCGEYAFLDDTSCNLASINIYKFYDHKYKKFKIDQYLHLIGLTQLVLEASINWGQFPTEDIARKTHMFRTTGLGIANIASLFMVMGYPYDSKEARALASALTGILTGHSYYVSSLMAKKIGPFPKYEINKKYMLRVIRNHCRVASALKDNFEGLNYTPVKVDHSILEKMGLNYLGNSLKESFKSALDCGEEYGYRNAQVSVIAPTGTISLAMDCGATSIEPYFSHFVYKKLSGGGYMTIVNPVIEESLKNLGYSPNEIKEIIDYILRKETVIENDFQYEKIVDGKIEGAPHLKEEHLSIFDTANVCGSGKRYISYKGHVLMMAALTPLISGSISKTVNLPKEASVDDIKNVILKSWKLGVKGISIYRDSSKVSQPLNNTLTDSKEKSLEDLNYKELLQKAKGLTEELDTLKHEHRYSTRHKLYGIRQGRTHPAQIDNVKIYTTVNRNEYGEISEIYITTDREGTTIMGLLNSLSKSLSVMLQYHVPPKDISAMLRGQIYEPYGFVQKHPYIKYVSSISDLVSKIIDIEVGDYSRCQVKPEYLTNDTTEGSKGLLGSLDLNALGGKSKPSLDLKKPESKIKDNTEVLNNMNLENINFQENKNSKSEKSSNNKIEGERLYTEICPNCSSSRMVQNGTCKVCLDCGSTTGCS; translated from the coding sequence ATGAATGATATAAAAGATTTATTTAAAAGAGTATTTACAAAAGACTTAGAAAATCAAAATGATAAAACTGTTTACGACCTTTTTCAGTGGAAAAAAACTGATGTTATTTTAAAAGACCACAAAAGCGGTAAAATATTATTAGAGATGAAGGATTTAGAGTTTCCCATGCACTATTCACAAAATGCCTGTGATATTATAGCTTCAAAATATTTTAGAAAATCAGGAATTCCTAATAAAATAGGTTATGAAAACAGCATGAAAATGCTCTCCCATAGATTAGTGAGTTTTTGGTGTGAATCTTTAAAAGATGATGGAATTATAGAAACAGAAGAGGAATACTCCATATTTTATGATGAAATGGTTTATGGCCTTCTAAACCAAATGTATGCTCCAAATTCTCCTCAGTGGTTTAATACTGGCTTATCACTATGCTATGGAATCACTGGAAATAAGCAAGGAAATTATTATTTCGATAAAAAATCAAATAAAGTTGTAGAAAGCAAAGATTCCTACACTAGAACCCAAGCCTCTGCATGCTTTATATTATCTATAGAAGATAAACTTCTAGGAAAGCATTCTATTTCAGATCATTTTATAACTGAAACTAGGTTGTTTAAAGGCGGTTCTGGTACAGGAACAAATTTTTCTAATATAAGAGCTAAAAATGAAAATCTTTCTGGTGGAGGAGTTTCATCTGGTCTTATGAGTTTTCTCAAAGCTTTAGATAGAAATGCTGGTGCTATAAAATCTGGTGGCACCACAAGACGTGCTGCAAAAATGGTATGCCTAGACATAGATCATCCTGAAATTCAAAACTTTATAAACTGGAAAGCGAAAGAAGAGCAAAAGGTAAGAGATTTAGGAAAGATGGGTTATGATACTAGTTTTGAAGGTGAAGCTTACGAAACAGTTTCAGGCCAGAACGCTAATAACTCCATAAGATTTTCAGATTCCTTTATGCAAAAAGTCGAAAACTTAAATAATAATCCAGATGCAACTATAGAATTAAAAGGTAGAGTGGACGACTCTGTAAATAAAAAAGTTTTAGTTAAAGATTTATGGAATTCTTTTAATAAATGTGCTTGGGATTGTGCAGACCCTGCCTCCCAATTTGACGATACCTTTAACGCATGGCATACATGTCCTGCAGGAGAAGATGGAAAATTTGGTGCAAAACACAATAGAATTAATTCTACAAATCCCTGTGGTGAATATGCTTTTTTAGATGATACCTCATGTAATCTAGCGTCTATAAATATATACAAATTCTACGACCATAAATATAAAAAATTTAAAATAGACCAATACCTTCACTTAATTGGTCTTACACAATTAGTATTAGAGGCTTCAATAAATTGGGGTCAATTTCCTACAGAAGACATAGCTAGAAAAACTCATATGTTTAGAACCACTGGACTAGGTATTGCAAATATAGCATCATTATTTATGGTAATGGGGTACCCCTATGATTCAAAAGAAGCTAGGGCTTTAGCCTCTGCCCTTACAGGCATTTTGACAGGACATTCATATTATGTATCCTCACTAATGGCAAAAAAAATAGGACCTTTCCCAAAATATGAAATAAATAAGAAATACATGCTTAGAGTCATAAGAAATCACTGTAGAGTTGCCAGTGCCTTAAAGGATAATTTCGAAGGTTTAAACTATACTCCAGTAAAAGTTGACCATAGTATTTTAGAAAAAATGGGGTTAAATTACTTAGGAAATAGTTTAAAAGAAAGTTTTAAATCTGCTTTAGATTGTGGTGAAGAATATGGCTATAGAAATGCTCAAGTATCGGTTATAGCACCTACAGGAACCATATCCTTGGCCATGGATTGTGGCGCCACTTCCATAGAGCCTTATTTCAGTCACTTTGTATACAAAAAGCTTTCTGGCGGAGGCTACATGACCATTGTAAACCCTGTTATAGAAGAATCCCTTAAAAATTTAGGTTATTCACCTAATGAAATAAAGGAAATTATAGATTATATATTAAGAAAAGAAACAGTAATAGAAAATGACTTTCAATATGAAAAAATAGTGGATGGCAAGATAGAAGGTGCCCCTCATCTTAAAGAAGAACATTTATCTATTTTTGATACAGCCAATGTATGCGGCAGCGGAAAGAGATATATTTCCTACAAGGGTCACGTACTTATGATGGCAGCCCTAACTCCACTTATTTCTGGCTCTATATCTAAAACTGTTAATTTACCAAAAGAAGCTTCAGTAGATGATATTAAAAATGTTATATTAAAATCTTGGAAACTTGGAGTAAAAGGAATTTCCATATATAGAGATTCTTCAAAGGTAAGTCAACCTCTTAATAATACTCTAACAGATTCTAAAGAAAAATCTTTAGAAGATTTAAATTACAAAGAGCTACTACAAAAAGCCAAAGGATTAACTGAAGAATTGGATACATTAAAACATGAACATCGATATTCCACAAGACATAAACTTTATGGAATACGCCAAGGAAGAACTCATCCTGCTCAAATAGATAACGTAAAAATATACACTACAGTAAACAGAAATGAATATGGGGAAATATCTGAAATATATATAACAACTGATAGAGAAGGCACTACCATAATGGGACTTTTGAATTCCTTATCAAAATCACTATCTGTAATGCTTCAATATCATGTACCACCAAAAGACATCTCCGCAATGTTAAGAGGACAGATATACGAACCTTATGGTTTTGTTCAAAAACACCCATATATAAAATATGTATCTTCAATTTCAGATTTAGTTAGTAAAATAATAGATATAGAAGTTGGGGACTATAGTAGATGTCAAGTAAAACCAGAATATTTAACCAACGACACCACTGAAGGCTCTAAAGGGCTACTAGGAAGTCTAGATTTAAATGCCCTTGGAGGTAAATCTAAGCCTAGCTTAGATTTAAAAAAACCTGAATCAAAAATCAAAGATAATACTGAAGTTCTCAATAATATGAACTTAGAAAATATAAACTTTCAAGAAAATAAAAATTCTAAGTCTGAAAAATCTTCTAATAATAAAATTGAAGGTGAAAGACTTTACACAGAAATCTGTCCTAATTGTTCCAGCTCACGTATGGTACAAAATGGAACTTGTAAAGTCTGCTTAGACTGTGGATCAACCACAGGATGCTCATAA
- a CDS encoding MBL fold metallo-hydrolase — protein sequence MNSYFLGGAGEVGASSILLRICNKNILLDCGIRQSASKDPLPDFRTIQEKGGIDAIVISHAHMDHIGSLPIISKEYPNARIYMNNMTKDLTKVLLYDSLKIMNSRESEIPLYAQNNVEDMLNRIFTINYGVEFEILPDIKITFYNAGHIAGASCVYIKSHEGALFYSGDFSLFSQNTVEGAKFPKLRPDVAILECTYGDKLHSNRQVEEKRLIDLVRKCIDVKGKMLIPSFALGRAQEIILMLKKAMNKGEIKKIKVYVDGMIKDINTVYKRNPLYLKNSLGKKILRGIEPFYDESIIAVDNKEIRNEIINGSETCIIIASSGMLTGGWSPVYAEKICSMENGYIVISGYQDEESPGRKLLNLLKEQEEKSLEINGKILPVRCHVERVGLSAHGDKSEIKGVVQRVQPKELFLVHGEREIIGTFAKELMQEFKGKLYTPESGEGYNIDIKSKRKQLKKSPLKSMKRCKNLGENSIRELWEYTTENYGDRLFTVEELYYIWNGKKVFVEEEIFNAQKVILNTPYFVPDERRLFLFKAESLDKVEKNLKKEGLKPNEISQIIQERFGRFDYKKAGLMMEEKKVVLYFNFPKRVSEHIYQLIEKFQEEFSWKITVSDSFNTNAAERLLKSLFEPACVKKISYKLDEEKVILDLYEESSFSEKYNKQEIENKAKEFNDKTGMTLEIKNQLQGSKCNFENEDVIKTSRVNEMEQNAAIKYLDDSFMYEEFRPYKKSIKNISKYKYMEVSFITPMVGQRYLKKLMCISENMGWNIKIATSCNQNEIINLALALCSEKGVMLKKNPSFNPFNFSVTLKLQEPIAPEVFEEMKEIFKHKTGCELC from the coding sequence ATGAATAGTTATTTTTTAGGGGGAGCTGGGGAAGTTGGTGCTAGCTCTATACTTTTGAGGATTTGTAATAAAAATATATTGCTAGATTGCGGAATAAGACAAAGTGCTAGTAAAGATCCGTTGCCAGATTTCAGAACTATACAAGAGAAGGGTGGAATAGATGCTATTGTTATAAGCCATGCTCACATGGATCACATAGGTTCCCTTCCGATAATAAGTAAGGAATATCCAAATGCTAGAATATATATGAATAATATGACAAAGGATTTAACCAAGGTTCTATTATATGATAGTTTAAAAATTATGAACAGTAGAGAAAGCGAGATACCTCTTTATGCACAAAATAATGTTGAAGATATGCTCAATAGAATATTTACTATAAATTATGGAGTAGAATTTGAAATACTTCCAGATATAAAAATCACATTTTACAACGCAGGTCATATAGCAGGAGCTTCTTGTGTGTACATAAAAAGCCATGAGGGTGCATTATTTTATTCAGGGGATTTTTCATTATTTTCTCAAAATACAGTAGAAGGAGCTAAATTTCCTAAATTAAGACCGGATGTAGCTATTTTGGAATGTACTTATGGGGATAAGCTTCATTCTAATAGGCAGGTAGAAGAGAAAAGGCTTATAGATTTGGTTAGGAAATGTATAGATGTAAAGGGAAAGATGCTTATTCCATCCTTTGCCCTAGGAAGAGCTCAAGAGATTATATTAATGCTCAAAAAGGCTATGAATAAAGGTGAAATTAAAAAGATAAAAGTTTATGTGGATGGAATGATTAAAGATATAAATACTGTCTATAAAAGAAATCCTCTTTATCTTAAAAATTCCTTAGGTAAGAAAATATTAAGGGGAATAGAACCTTTTTATGATGAGAGTATAATTGCTGTAGATAATAAAGAGATTAGAAATGAAATAATAAATGGTAGTGAAACTTGTATAATAATTGCCAGCTCTGGTATGTTAACAGGTGGTTGGAGTCCTGTTTATGCAGAAAAAATATGTTCTATGGAAAATGGATATATAGTTATAAGTGGATATCAGGATGAAGAATCTCCTGGAAGAAAGCTTTTAAATTTGCTAAAAGAACAAGAAGAGAAGAGCTTAGAAATCAATGGAAAAATCCTACCTGTTAGGTGTCATGTGGAGAGAGTAGGTTTGTCTGCCCATGGAGACAAAAGTGAAATTAAAGGAGTTGTACAGAGAGTACAACCTAAGGAGCTTTTTTTAGTTCATGGTGAAAGAGAAATAATAGGAACTTTTGCGAAAGAGCTTATGCAGGAGTTTAAAGGAAAACTATACACACCAGAAAGTGGTGAAGGTTATAATATTGATATTAAAAGTAAAAGAAAGCAGCTAAAAAAATCTCCTTTAAAGTCTATGAAGAGATGTAAAAATTTAGGTGAAAATAGTATAAGAGAGCTTTGGGAGTATACAACAGAAAACTATGGAGATAGACTTTTTACAGTAGAAGAACTCTATTATATTTGGAACGGAAAAAAAGTATTTGTAGAAGAGGAAATATTTAATGCACAAAAGGTTATTTTAAATACACCTTATTTCGTACCAGATGAAAGGAGACTATTTTTATTTAAGGCTGAAAGTTTAGATAAAGTGGAGAAAAATTTAAAAAAAGAAGGATTAAAACCTAATGAAATATCACAAATTATTCAGGAAAGGTTTGGAAGGTTTGATTATAAAAAAGCTGGTCTTATGATGGAAGAAAAGAAAGTTGTGCTTTACTTTAATTTCCCAAAGAGAGTTTCAGAGCACATATATCAATTAATAGAGAAGTTCCAAGAGGAATTCTCTTGGAAGATAACTGTAAGTGATAGTTTTAATACTAATGCAGCAGAGAGGTTGTTAAAAAGTTTATTTGAACCTGCATGTGTAAAGAAAATATCCTATAAATTAGATGAGGAGAAGGTAATATTAGATTTATATGAGGAAAGTTCATTTAGTGAAAAATATAATAAGCAAGAGATTGAAAATAAAGCTAAAGAATTTAATGATAAGACAGGAATGACATTGGAAATAAAAAATCAATTACAGGGAAGCAAATGTAATTTTGAAAATGAAGATGTAATAAAAACTTCAAGAGTAAATGAAATGGAACAAAACGCAGCTATAAAGTATTTAGATGATAGTTTTATGTATGAAGAGTTTAGACCATATAAAAAGAGTATAAAGAATATATCAAAGTACAAGTATATGGAAGTTTCTTTTATAACTCCTATGGTGGGTCAAAGATATTTAAAGAAATTAATGTGTATTTCAGAAAATATGGGTTGGAACATAAAAATAGCTACTTCATGTAATCAAAATGAAATTATTAATTTAGCATTGGCACTTTGTAGCGAAAAAGGAGTTATGCTTAAAAAGAATCCATCTTTTAATCCATTTAATTTTTCAGTAACATTAAAGCTACAGGAACCTATAGCGCCGGAAGTATTTGAGGAAATGAAGGAGATATTTAAACATAAAACAGGATGTGAGCTTTGTTAA
- a CDS encoding Spo0E family sporulation regulatory protein-aspartic acid phosphatase — MNLSEKRRKLKKQITNLQTKLNNSVICADDNLGNNKLILKASMELDELINSYMDLLNKDIDKDY; from the coding sequence ATGAACCTTTCAGAGAAAAGAAGAAAACTAAAAAAGCAAATAACTAATTTACAAACTAAACTAAACAACTCCGTGATTTGCGCCGATGATAATTTAGGCAATAACAAGCTTATCCTTAAAGCTAGCATGGAATTAGACGAGCTCATAAATTCATATATGGATCTGTTAAATAAAGATATAGATAAAGACTATTGA
- a CDS encoding DUF378 domain-containing protein, which yields MRTLDNIALVLVIIGAINWGLIGFFRFDLVAALFGNLSTFSRIVYALVGIAGLYAISFFGKDRREIEE from the coding sequence TTGAGAACATTAGATAATATTGCTCTTGTATTAGTTATAATTGGAGCAATTAATTGGGGACTTATAGGATTCTTTAGATTCGACTTAGTTGCTGCTTTATTTGGTAACTTAAGTACATTTTCAAGAATAGTATATGCCCTTGTAGGTATAGCAGGTCTTTATGCTATTTCCTTCTTCGGTAAGGATAGAAGGGAAATAGAGGAATAA